The following proteins come from a genomic window of Paramicrobacterium humi:
- a CDS encoding heavy metal translocating P-type ATPase, which yields MANTASRTHEEHEQSGKHAAGHAQHGGEHGGHDHSAHVARFRRLFWIMLVLALPTAFFSGMFADIIGYTRPDFPGVDWISPVLGTVIFAWGGAPFLSGAVSELRSKQPGMMLLIGMAIAVGFAASLGSSLGVFDHELDFWWELALLIVIMLLGHWIEMRSLAQTSSALDSLAALLPDTAERLVDGDVEQVTPEDLRLGDIVIVRPGGRVPADGEISDGTAAVDESMITGESTPVTREIGDRVVAGTIATDSALRVRVTAIGEDTALAGIRSLVSDAQSSSSRAQRLADKAAALLFWFALGAAVITAIVWVLVGRPDDAVIRTVTVLVIACPHALGLAIPLVVSIATERAARGGVLVRDRLALESMRRVDTVVFDKTGTLTRGEPAVQDVIAADAGIDADEVLALAAAAERDSEHPLARAIVRAAVEREVRVPEASDFRSAPALGVTARVDGAEVRVGGPALLADENGSALEATTAWGDEGAIVLHVLRAGRVIGAVRLADEVRPESRAAIDELHRRGIRVAMMTGDARPVADAVARELGVDEVFAGVKPEGKSERVAALQKQGRRVAMVGDGVNDAPALAHADVGIAIGAGTDVAIGSAGVILASDDPRSVVSVIELSRASYRKMRQNLWWAAGYNLVSVPLAAGVLAPVGFVLPVAVGALLMSASTVVVALNAQLLRRIELSPEAATRS from the coding sequence ATGGCGAACACGGCATCCCGCACACACGAGGAGCACGAGCAGAGCGGCAAGCACGCGGCCGGCCACGCCCAGCACGGCGGTGAACACGGCGGGCACGATCACTCCGCGCACGTCGCGCGGTTCCGTCGGCTGTTCTGGATCATGCTCGTGCTGGCGCTGCCTACGGCCTTCTTCAGCGGCATGTTCGCCGACATCATCGGCTACACGCGGCCCGACTTTCCCGGTGTCGACTGGATCTCTCCCGTTCTCGGCACCGTCATCTTCGCGTGGGGCGGTGCCCCGTTCCTGAGCGGCGCCGTGTCAGAGCTGCGCTCGAAGCAGCCCGGCATGATGCTGCTCATCGGCATGGCGATCGCCGTCGGCTTCGCAGCCTCCCTCGGATCGAGCCTCGGCGTCTTCGATCACGAACTCGACTTCTGGTGGGAGCTCGCGCTCCTCATCGTCATCATGCTGCTCGGGCACTGGATCGAGATGCGCTCTCTGGCGCAGACGTCCTCGGCGCTCGACTCCCTTGCCGCGCTGCTTCCCGACACGGCCGAGCGCCTCGTCGACGGTGACGTCGAGCAGGTCACCCCCGAGGACCTCCGTCTGGGCGACATCGTCATCGTCCGCCCCGGCGGACGCGTGCCCGCCGACGGCGAGATCAGCGACGGCACGGCCGCCGTCGACGAGTCGATGATCACGGGCGAGTCCACGCCTGTGACGCGCGAGATCGGCGACCGCGTGGTCGCGGGAACGATCGCGACCGACAGCGCGCTTCGCGTGCGCGTCACGGCGATCGGCGAGGACACGGCGCTCGCCGGCATCCGCTCTCTCGTCAGCGACGCGCAGAGCTCGAGCTCCCGTGCTCAGCGGCTCGCCGACAAGGCCGCGGCGCTGCTGTTCTGGTTCGCTCTCGGCGCCGCCGTGATCACGGCGATCGTGTGGGTGCTCGTCGGCCGGCCCGACGACGCGGTGATCCGCACCGTGACGGTGCTCGTCATCGCCTGCCCGCACGCCCTCGGCCTCGCGATTCCCCTCGTCGTCTCGATCGCGACCGAGCGGGCCGCGCGCGGCGGGGTTCTCGTCCGCGACCGGCTCGCGCTCGAGTCGATGCGACGCGTCGACACTGTCGTCTTCGACAAGACGGGAACCCTCACGCGCGGAGAGCCGGCCGTGCAGGACGTCATCGCGGCGGACGCTGGGATCGACGCCGATGAAGTGCTCGCGCTCGCCGCGGCGGCCGAGCGCGACAGCGAACACCCGCTCGCGCGGGCGATCGTCCGCGCGGCGGTCGAGCGCGAGGTCCGCGTCCCCGAGGCGAGCGACTTCCGGTCCGCCCCCGCGCTCGGCGTCACGGCGCGCGTCGACGGCGCCGAGGTGCGGGTCGGCGGGCCGGCGCTTCTCGCCGACGAGAACGGCTCCGCGCTCGAGGCGACGACGGCGTGGGGCGACGAGGGCGCGATCGTGCTGCACGTGCTGCGAGCCGGCCGGGTCATCGGGGCCGTGCGGCTCGCCGACGAAGTTCGCCCCGAATCTCGCGCGGCGATCGACGAACTGCACCGTCGCGGCATCCGCGTCGCCATGATGACGGGCGACGCCCGGCCGGTCGCGGACGCCGTCGCGCGTGAACTCGGGGTCGACGAGGTGTTCGCCGGCGTGAAGCCCGAGGGAAAGTCGGAGCGGGTCGCCGCCCTGCAGAAGCAGGGCCGTCGTGTCGCAATGGTCGGCGACGGCGTCAACGACGCGCCCGCGCTCGCGCACGCCGACGTCGGCATCGCGATCGGCGCGGGAACCGACGTCGCGATCGGCTCCGCCGGCGTCATCCTCGCGAGCGACGACCCGCGATCGGTCGTCTCCGTCATCGAGCTCTCGCGAGCGAGCTACCGGAAGATGCGGCAGAACCTGTGGTGGGCGGCGGGCTACAACCTCGTGTCTGTCCCGCTCGCCGCTGGCGTGCTCGCGCCCGTCGGCTTCGTGCTCCCGGTCGCCGTCGGCGCGCTGCTCATGTCGGCGTCGACCGTCGTCGTCGCTCTCAACGCGCAGCTGCTGCGCCGCATCGAGCTCTCGCCCGAGGCCGCTACTCGGTCGTGA
- a CDS encoding NADP-dependent oxidoreductase: protein MSAAAPKRVQFSRNGGPEVFELVDQQVPDAAAGQIRVRVLAAGLNPVDYKIAASPERTAQFGELPAGNGNDFAGRVDQVGEDVTDLAVGDLVFGGKRMFAQADYLVAAASEVLPIPDGLSIEQAACLDIAGRTATAMVRRLGVTERDTVLVSAASGGVGLLTAQLCRLRGAVVVGTASDANHGFLSDLGILPVRYGEGMVERIRAAAPEGVDIVFDQAGRETLEAAIELGIPADHVNTIADKPFGLEHGFSTFGRVEADTDDLRELALLIAAGRVVYPVAESYPLERVREAYERLAAGHVRGKLVLTTE, encoded by the coding sequence TGTTCGAGCTCGTCGACCAGCAGGTTCCGGATGCCGCGGCCGGGCAGATCCGCGTGCGCGTTCTCGCGGCGGGGCTCAATCCCGTCGACTACAAGATCGCGGCGAGCCCGGAGCGCACGGCGCAGTTCGGCGAGCTGCCGGCCGGCAACGGCAACGACTTCGCGGGCCGCGTCGACCAGGTCGGCGAGGACGTGACGGACCTCGCCGTTGGCGACCTCGTGTTCGGCGGGAAGCGCATGTTCGCGCAGGCCGACTACCTCGTCGCGGCGGCATCCGAGGTTCTGCCCATTCCCGACGGGCTCTCGATCGAGCAGGCGGCGTGCCTCGACATCGCGGGCCGCACCGCCACGGCGATGGTGCGCCGTTTGGGCGTGACGGAGCGCGACACGGTGCTCGTGAGTGCGGCGTCGGGTGGTGTGGGCCTGCTCACCGCGCAGTTGTGCCGGCTGCGCGGTGCGGTCGTGGTGGGGACCGCGAGCGACGCGAACCATGGCTTCCTGAGCGATCTCGGCATCCTTCCCGTGCGGTACGGCGAGGGGATGGTTGAGCGCATCCGCGCGGCGGCCCCCGAAGGCGTCGACATCGTGTTCGACCAGGCCGGCCGCGAGACGCTCGAGGCGGCGATCGAGCTCGGCATCCCCGCCGATCACGTGAACACGATCGCCGACAAGCCGTTCGGGCTCGAGCACGGCTTCAGCACCTTCGGGCGCGTCGAAGCGGACACCGATGACCTGCGCGAGCTCGCGCTGCTCATCGCCGCGGGCCGCGTCGTGTACCCGGTCGCCGAGAGCTACCCGCTCGAGCGCGTGCGCGAGGCGTATGAGCGCCTCGCCGCCGGTCACGTGCGCGGAAAGCTCGTGCTCACGACCGAGTAG